GAGTTCGGCTTCTTCGTCGTCCTGCTCATCACCGCGGGCAACGAGACCACCCGCAACGCGACGTCGCACGGGATGAACGCCTTTCTGGACCACCCGGAGATGTGGGATCTCTACAAGCGGGACCGCCCGGCGACGGCCATCGACGAGATCCTGCGCTGGTCCACGCCGGTCCACGGCTTCCAGCGAACCGCACTGGCCGACACCCGAATCGGCGACGTCGACGTCGCGGCCGGCCAGCGCGTCGGGCTGTTCTACAGCTCCGCGAACTACGACGAAGAGGTCTTCGACGACCCGTTCACCTTCGACATCACCCGAGATCCCAACCCGCACCTGTCCTTCGGCGGCAACGGCGCGCACTTCTGCATCGGCGCCAATCTGGCCCGGCTCGAACTCAACCTGATCTTCGACGCCATCGCCGACACCCTGCCCGACATCGCGCGGCTCGGCGAACTGCAACGGGTGCGGTCGGGATGGCTCAACGGGGTCAAGCAGCTCGACGTCGCGTATCGCAGCTGATCACCGGGGTCACGGGGTCGCCGCCGAAACCCATGCGGCAGAATCTCGTCCGGACCAGTTCGCCAGAGTCTCGACGGGCCCCGCCCCGTCGCGTGGTTCGACGACGACGCCGAAGGGGACGTTCGGGTCCTGGCGGATCTCGGGCCGGATGAACCGGCGGACGATCGCGAGTGTGTCGGTGGCGGCGTCCGGGACGGCCTCCGACGGCTGCCCGGTCGCCACCGCGAGATCCCATCCGTGCACGATCGTCTCGTTGACGTAACCCCACAACGCGCCGGCGCCGGGCACCTCACCCCACGGCACCTGCACCATCCTGGCGAGCGTGGCGTCGTCGGACCATAGGTCGACCGCCCGCGCCACCGC
The sequence above is drawn from the Gordonia rubripertincta genome and encodes:
- a CDS encoding TIGR03086 family metal-binding protein — protein: MNAPTTPPDPRPAFAAATTWVTGLLSEVTAEQLAAPTPCDEFDVRTLGAHLLATAQRAAALPEGVDVRAMPFIADRFDAQEYATAVARAVDLWSDDATLARMVQVPWGEVPGAGALWGYVNETIVHGWDLAVATGQPSEAVPDAATDTLAIVRRFIRPEIRQDPNVPFGVVVEPRDGAGPVETLANWSGRDSAAWVSAATP